The sequence AATCAACAGCCAGGGATACTCTTCAATAGTTTCGACACCCGATGAGATCAATGACCCCCAGGAACTCTGGGGTGGCTGTATACCTAAACCCAAAAAGCTAAGAAAAGATTCCAATAAAATCACACTAGGTATTGTGAGTGTCGTATAAACAATCACCGGCCCAAGGATATTGGGAATAAGGTGCCGAGTCATGATTTGCCAACGGCTTAGCCCCATAGACACAGCCGCTTCTATAAATTCCTGATGTTTCAGAGCCATCACTTGGCCGCGAACAATACGGGCCATGGTTAACCATTCAACCGCGCCAATCGCTAAAAACAACAGAAAAATGCTGCGACCGAACACCACAGTTAGCAAAATAATGAATATGGTAAAGGGTAGGGCATACAGTACATCGACCAAACGCATCATGGCGTTATCGGTTTTACCGCCAATAAAGCCGGCCGTAGTACCCCAGAGAACACCAATTAACAGCGCTACCGCGGTTGCGATAAAGCCAACCATGAGTGATATACGGCTGCCATAAAGAATACGCGTTAGCTGGTCGCGACCGAATATGTCGGTGCCCATCCAGTGGGCAATAGAAGGTGGCGTTGCTCCTAAGTCTAAATCTTGTGTTTCGTATGAGTAGGGAGCAATCCAAGGTGTTACTAAAGCTAGGGTGATAATAATACTCAGAAAAATAAGGCCCGACATGGCCAGTTTGTTTTTCTTTAAGCGCGCGTAGGCATCCTGGGAAAGCGAGCGTCCCGCTTCGTAACCTTCGAGCTTGTCTTTTAAATAGGGCTTACTTAACAACATTGCAATTATTTACTCAGAGATTGACGCAACTTTGGGTTCATCCAGGCCTGTAAAATATCGGCTAAAAAATTGAACAGAATAATTAGTGAAGCAAAGAAGATAGTTGTACCTAAAATCATGGTGTAATCGCGATTAAATGCGGCCTGCAAATAGAATCGCCCTAAGCCGGGTATTTGATAAATGGTTTCGACAACAAAAGAACCCGAAAGAAGCCCAGCCGCAGCAGGCCCAGCAAACGCTACTACGGGTGTTAGTGCTCCTCGTAAAGCATGAAATACGACCACCTTAAATTTTGAAACACCCTTAGCCCTGGCGGTACGAATATAATCCTGCGACATAACTTCTAACATACCACCCCGAGTTAAACGGGCGATATAGGCCGCGTAAGCGGCCCCGAGTGTAATAGCGGGTAGCACTTTGTCGCCTGATGAAACACCCCAGCCCGAAACAGGAAACCACTCTAAGCCAATACCAAAACTTAGGATAAGTAGTGGTCCCAAAACAAAGGAGGGTAAACAAATACCGATCATAGCGATAGACATGGGTACATAATCTTGCAATGTATTGGGCTTTAGCCCCGCAATTACCCCCGACAGTATGCCTAGGCAAGCAGCAAACAATAGTGCGTACAAACCCAGTTCAATAGTGGTAGGCAAGCCCGTTGCAATAAGCTCTGTAACTGTACGTGTGGGGTACTTGTAGGATGGGCCAAAGTCGCCCTGTAATAAATTCAGCACATAGTCTTTAAATTGAACGGTAATGGGATCGTCGAGGTGGTAGCGTTTATTGAGGTTTTCGAGTACCTGCGGGGGTACCGCTCGCTCCTCATCGAAAGGCCCACCTGGCGCAAGGCGCACCAGGGTAAAGGTAATGAGGATAACGAAAAAAAGAACAGGTATCGCCGTTAGTAAGCGTATTGCAATATATTTCAGCACGGAATTACTTCACTTCACTTTCTAAAAAAACATATTTATATGGATGACGCTGTAAGACGTTGCCATACCAGCCCCTTACGTTCGGTTGAATTAGATTTATGTCCGTTGAAAAGTACAGGGGGATCACCGGCATTTCGTCTGCCAAAATTTTATTGGCTTGCTCAAACAAAGCAAATCTAGCAGAAGGTTGAGTTTCTTCTTGCGCTTGTAAAATGAGCCGGTCGTAATCGGCACTCTTCCAGCCACTATCGTTGTTGCCCCCATAAGACAGCATGAGTTCATAGAAGTTGCTTGGGTCGAGATAGTCGGCTATCCAAGCCTTACGCGAAACATCGTGATACAGGTTGCTCTGCGTATCGAGGTACACTTTCCATTCCTGATTCAATAACTGAGCATTAACATTAAGGTTTTGCTTCCACATCTGTTGTACCGCAAGCGCTACTTTGCGGTGGTTGTCGTTTGTATTAAACAAGATCTCAAATGAAGGGAAACCTTCTCCGTTTGGAAAACCCGCTTCCGTCAGTAATTTTTTAGCCAAAGCAGGGTCATATTCAATGTAAGTGTTAGGTTTGTGGCCATTGGGGTCGGGCGGAACAAAATGGAAGGCGGGCACTTCACCGCCTTTGGTAACGCGCTTCACCAGCGCATCGCGGTCCACGGCATAGGCAAGCGCTTTACGAACACGCACATCATCAAATGGTTTGCGGGTTGTATTGAGCACATAAAAATAGTTGGAGTAACCCGGATCTTTGTGGAGTACGTCTGGGTTTTCTTTTTCGAAAAACGCAATTTTTTCGATGGCCATTTGTGGCGAAAAAGTCATATGGATTTGCCCGCTTTTAAAAGCCCGAACTTCTGCTTGTTTATCTTCAATCGGCAAAAAGTGGATGCCGTTGAGTTTCACATTCTCAGCATCCCAATAGTGCTTTTCTTTTACGACTTCAATAACCTTGTTGATTTCCCAGCGTTTAAGTGCAAAAGGTCCATTACTGACCATATTCCCCGGCAGCGTCCATTTCGATACGGGGTTATCTATAACGCCATGAGCTTCAATTGTTTCTGGATGAACGGGGTAGTAGGTATGGTGCGCAAGCACCTCAAGAAAATAAGGGGTAGGGTTGGTCAACTTAACTTCTAAGGTGTGGCTGTCTAGTGCTTTAATGCCCACTGCTGAGAAATCCTCTGTCTCGCCCGACGCAAAGGCCTCGGCATTAACGAGATAAAACATCATGTAGGCATATTGGTTTCCCAAAGCAGGCGACAAGGCGCGTTTCCATGCGTACACAAAATCGCTGGCGGTAATGGTTTCGCCGTTCGACCACTTTGCGTTTGATCGAATGTTAAAAGTATAGGTGAGCCGGTCTTCTGAAATAGCCCAGCTTTCAGCCGTAGCCGGCATGGGCTCTAAGGTTTTAGGATGGAGGCTAGTTAAGCCTTCAAATAATGCCGAAATGACGTGAAAATCTGGATTGCCGGTGGTTATGCTTACATCGAGACTTTGAGGTTCAGACGCATTTGCAACATATAAAATTTTGTTTTGGTTTCCGTACTCAACATTTGTGAGTTCATTTTTCCCACAGGACATCACAAGTAGCGACGTTAAGCACCATAAAAAACCTGTTTTGACTTTACGCATAAGCTATTTTTCCCGTGCCGAGTAATCGATATAGATGGATTTATAATTGGGTACTTCTATGCTATTGAATTCCATACCCTTCACCTCAGGTGCGATCAGATAGCTGTAGGCATAATAGTAAATAGGGAACACCGGCACTTCACGGGTAAATATTATTTCCGCCTTTTCGAGCAGCGCCAAACGGGTTTCCACATTCAATTCTGTTCTGGCGCTTGCCAATAAACGGTCATATTCGGCATTACTCCAACCGGCTGTATTCATAACATGGGCGGAAGTAAAGCTATTTAGCATATCCATTGGGTCGGCGAAGGTACTGGAAGATCCGTCACGAGATATATCAAAAACATGCTGCCTGCGATTGGAAAGAAATACCTTCCACTCCTGATTGTCTAACTGTACATCTATATTAAGGTGTTTTTTCCACATTTGCTGAAGCGCCACAGACACCTTCCTATGGCCTGCGTCGGTGTTAAATGTAAGGGTTACAGGCGGAAACCCATCGCCGTTAGGGTAGCCGGCATCAGCCAGATATTGTTGCGCAAGCTTGGGGGCGAAACGAATGGGGGAGTCGGGGCTGTATAAGCGGTCTTTTGGCGAGAGCGTTAATGCCGGCGTTTGGCCTGCTTTGGCTATACGCTGAATAATTGAATCCCGATCTACCGCGTATGTGAATGCGCGGCGCACGTTGACGTTATCGAAAGGTGCTCGCAGGGTGTTGAAATTATAATAATAGGTTGCGTAACCTTGCACAATCACTAGCTTTTCTGGCGATTCTTTCTGGTAGGTTTGTATTTTTTCCTGGGGAATTTTTCCACCGTAAAGCAACTGAACTTTTCCGGAGCGGAACATACGCTCTTCGGTAGCCATGTTTTCTATGGGGTAAAACACAATCTTTTCTAGCTTGACGTTTTGCGCATCCCAGTAGTGTGGGTTTTTTTCCACTACGATCATTTTATTCAGCTGCCAATCAACTAAGCGAAAGGGGCCGTTACCCACCAAGTTTTTACCCTGTGTCCAGGCGCTTACAGGGTTGTCGAGTTCGGTGAATGCTAATAGGTTTGCTTTTTGTATTGGAGACGTTGACGCATGGGTGAGCCTTTTTAAAAAAAGTGGGTCGGGAGCTTTGAGTTTAAACTCCACTGTTTGCCGATCTAATGCTTTTACGCCCACTCGCGTAAAGTCGCGATGTTCACCTAAATGGTAGGCTTTAGCTCCCGCAATAGCGTAATAATCCTGCGCGAATGGGTGGCCAATATTGGCTGCAAAAATACGCTGCCAGGTAACCACTATGTCGTCAGCCGTTATTGGGCTGCCATCACTCCATTTCAGCTCATCTCTCAGTATGAACCTGTAAGTTAAGCCTCCATCGCCCATGTGCCAGGTATGAGCGAGCCCGGGCGCTGGTTGATTGCTCTGGGCATCCATAGTGAGAAGGGTTTCGAACAGCGCGGCAACCACCTTCATTGCCGGTACACCGACGATCAAATGTGGGTCTAGCGCCTGTGGTGCGGCGCCAATACTGACATGGAGCGTTTGTTCGGGGTTATGCTTGCTGGTATTGGACGGGCTGCAACTAGAAAAAAGAAGGGTAAGACCTGTAATTATCAGTAAAAGCTGGGTGGACTCTACGATCTTGCCGATGGCCATAGTTGGGGTCTCAAAGCATTAGTATGCAAAACAACCGTTTAAGGATGCTTTTTACGCAATTGGCAGACAAACGTACCTTCGTGGCATGGAT comes from Teredinibacter franksiae and encodes:
- a CDS encoding ABC transporter permease, with the protein product MLLSKPYLKDKLEGYEAGRSLSQDAYARLKKNKLAMSGLIFLSIIITLALVTPWIAPYSYETQDLDLGATPPSIAHWMGTDIFGRDQLTRILYGSRISLMVGFIATAVALLIGVLWGTTAGFIGGKTDNAMMRLVDVLYALPFTIFIILLTVVFGRSIFLLFLAIGAVEWLTMARIVRGQVMALKHQEFIEAAVSMGLSRWQIMTRHLIPNILGPVIVYTTLTIPSVILLESFLSFLGLGIQPPQSSWGSLISSGVETIEEYPWLLIYPSLFLSLTLFALNFLGDGLRDAFDPRSSS
- a CDS encoding ABC transporter permease — encoded protein: MLKYIAIRLLTAIPVLFFVILITFTLVRLAPGGPFDEERAVPPQVLENLNKRYHLDDPITVQFKDYVLNLLQGDFGPSYKYPTRTVTELIATGLPTTIELGLYALLFAACLGILSGVIAGLKPNTLQDYVPMSIAMIGICLPSFVLGPLLILSFGIGLEWFPVSGWGVSSGDKVLPAITLGAAYAAYIARLTRGGMLEVMSQDYIRTARAKGVSKFKVVVFHALRGALTPVVAFAGPAAAGLLSGSFVVETIYQIPGLGRFYLQAAFNRDYTMILGTTIFFASLIILFNFLADILQAWMNPKLRQSLSK
- a CDS encoding peptide ABC transporter substrate-binding protein: MRKVKTGFLWCLTSLLVMSCGKNELTNVEYGNQNKILYVANASEPQSLDVSITTGNPDFHVISALFEGLTSLHPKTLEPMPATAESWAISEDRLTYTFNIRSNAKWSNGETITASDFVYAWKRALSPALGNQYAYMMFYLVNAEAFASGETEDFSAVGIKALDSHTLEVKLTNPTPYFLEVLAHHTYYPVHPETIEAHGVIDNPVSKWTLPGNMVSNGPFALKRWEINKVIEVVKEKHYWDAENVKLNGIHFLPIEDKQAEVRAFKSGQIHMTFSPQMAIEKIAFFEKENPDVLHKDPGYSNYFYVLNTTRKPFDDVRVRKALAYAVDRDALVKRVTKGGEVPAFHFVPPDPNGHKPNTYIEYDPALAKKLLTEAGFPNGEGFPSFEILFNTNDNHRKVALAVQQMWKQNLNVNAQLLNQEWKVYLDTQSNLYHDVSRKAWIADYLDPSNFYELMLSYGGNNDSGWKSADYDRLILQAQEETQPSARFALFEQANKILADEMPVIPLYFSTDINLIQPNVRGWYGNVLQRHPYKYVFLESEVK
- a CDS encoding peptide ABC transporter substrate-binding protein, coding for MAIGKIVESTQLLLIITGLTLLFSSCSPSNTSKHNPEQTLHVSIGAAPQALDPHLIVGVPAMKVVAALFETLLTMDAQSNQPAPGLAHTWHMGDGGLTYRFILRDELKWSDGSPITADDIVVTWQRIFAANIGHPFAQDYYAIAGAKAYHLGEHRDFTRVGVKALDRQTVEFKLKAPDPLFLKRLTHASTSPIQKANLLAFTELDNPVSAWTQGKNLVGNGPFRLVDWQLNKMIVVEKNPHYWDAQNVKLEKIVFYPIENMATEERMFRSGKVQLLYGGKIPQEKIQTYQKESPEKLVIVQGYATYYYNFNTLRAPFDNVNVRRAFTYAVDRDSIIQRIAKAGQTPALTLSPKDRLYSPDSPIRFAPKLAQQYLADAGYPNGDGFPPVTLTFNTDAGHRKVSVALQQMWKKHLNIDVQLDNQEWKVFLSNRRQHVFDISRDGSSSTFADPMDMLNSFTSAHVMNTAGWSNAEYDRLLASARTELNVETRLALLEKAEIIFTREVPVFPIYYYAYSYLIAPEVKGMEFNSIEVPNYKSIYIDYSAREK